Below is a genomic region from Eupeodes corollae chromosome 1, idEupCoro1.1, whole genome shotgun sequence.
gagaaaaacctgtggacgcttgtgtcctcttgaatgcacatgtctaccacaAGAACAGATTGCGGTAcgtattatgtttttattatatgttCCCACTTTTCAAAAGCGTTTAAATACGCGATATCTTCTACGTGGCAAGCAACCATATAAACGGTGATATATATTAACATGAAGATGAATAACGAAAccaaatatcttcaaaattgGATGATAGCCATTTGAGGGGTTTTCAATCCTCATATAAGAAACTTAGTCACTCGTTAAAAGGATTTGAACTGCTctcataataaaattattatggaGTCATTGGCGAACGTGTGTGTTGTGCCGATGCCGCCACCGCCGGCCGCCGCCGTAGAGTTTGTTAAGTATGTATAAAAATGACGAGGGCTACggcgacgatgacgatgagcaCAAAAAATCTAACCACCCAACAATTGTGCGACAGTTGTGTACACCTATTAGTTGCCGCAGCGACTACAGCCGCCAACCGCCAACGATTCCGCCAACAACACTTTTTCCGTGGTCTatcatagttttaaatttttgttgtttgttctcTAAAGCTCCAGCTTCGAGTCTTGGTTTCGGTTCGATTTCCGGATATGACAAACGTGTGTATTCAGACATCATGGGGAGACAAAGGGCGCCAATCGGTGCTTGTTTGTTGCATACGCTACAATAACAAGTTGCTAAAATATTTGGGGGAAATATCAATGGCACAGCACACAAAGTTGGCGGCGACGACGGACGACCGCGTCGGCAGCAGTGGAGTGGCGACACAAAAACTATGACACCATCACCATTGCCACGGCTCTATGATGATGCCAGAGGCGACGGCAACTACGACGACTTCCAGACCTCCATATTATGCCACACCATACCATACCATAGActgtttcaatttttctatGATGAATAAAAATCAGGAGCACTAAGGAGCCACCACATCACCAACCAAACCAcatttagttgttttttctaTTCGTAGTTCGTACTCGTACTTgtgtcattttttgttgttatttctatTCTCTTCGCTGAGACAGGGCGCGTGTTTGTTAAGCTGCCTCTGCCTGCATCCGATTGTCTCCCCATTGCGGCACCCGCTTTAGCACACTCCCTGGACAGCCAGGAACCAGATTGGTTTCATCTTTTATTGGAGGATGATATATGACcaagtcatagtcatagtcatagtcatagagCTGCGAAAGTAAATACATATTCGAGTTCCCATTTAGTTATTCAAATTGATATTCATCTTTGACGATTGGCGTCAAGGAGTAGGTCAGAGTCAGAATCAGAAGACAGAGATGAAGATGAAGAGTAATTGACTTATTGTATTGTTGCTGTTGAATCTGTTGGTTTATCCTTGTTCTTGTTTGTTCAATGGCGATTTATTGCTTATTTAGATCTATGACTTTGAGTCATGTTAACGAAAcgacatttttatattgttcttatttaatataaacatattttattgttgtgtaTAATAAAGGAATGAGTTGAAcggtttttagagaaattaattCTTATTAGGGACGGATATTAAAAAAAGCTCTTTAATTATTGCATCGTCAGTGAATGTAATAAAGGGTGCCCTAATCATAACTTACAattaccctggttacaagagaagatcgaggaatcgaatcgaatagaGATTTCGATCCAGGACCCATGTTCTGTAACTGGGTCGAGTATTTTCGCAGTCGATTAGAGGTGGAACGAAAAATTTCATCGTTTCTCTATATTGGAAAATGAACTGTGTCTACACTGaaccaaaaaaatacataaaataaatgaatttgtgcattaaatcaatgaaaaaattCGTGGGAAATCAGCCAacgtataaatttattaaatttaagaatctTTTTAAGAACGAATTCATAAGGGAATGAATCTTTCTTAAAAAGTAAGAAcaagttcttaaattttttgaattctgttttgtgttctGTTCTGTACTAGAATACACTCCAGACATTGAAGTATGTTGAGAAGGATTTTCGGATGCTGACTGGGCTAGTGACTCAGATGACAGAAAATCAACTACAGGTTATCTCTTTAAATACCAAGGAGGACCTATTTAGTGGAATGCAAAGAAACAACCTACTGTCGCTCTTTCCACCACAGAGGCTAAGTATATGGCTTTAGCCTCAACAGAAGCACTGTCGCTTCAATCTTTATTGGGAGAACTAATTAATTGGAATCAAGAACTTATATTGCAATGTGATAACAAGAGTGCAATAAACATATCTAAAAACAACGTTTATCACGCAAAGCACATCGATATAAGGCATCATTTCATTGCCTGCTGATGTTCTAACCAAAGGACTCCCtgctacaaaaaataacaactgttGTACTCTCATtggtacaaaaatatacaaatctagTGGGGgtgttgaaagttgagatttgatactttgtttttaaatacttagtttattttaacgttataaaattgtactaatttttatatatttaatgaattttaagaCATCACGTTAGAgactgctgagtttgtcgtagtatgtgactttctccagtgcagtccaccatactgcaaccccgtacataagtattggtgaAATGACCGAcgtgtatagccaataggttatgcCAGGTTGAAAAAcacatttgcttcctatggctttcttgcaagtgaaaaaagctactgtagctttcttAACTCgttcctgaatattaggtttccaatttaatttttttctaatatcagaccaagatatttggcttcattggtaaaaatgagtggtacaccttttattgatttattgaagaaactacaattactgggatcttgtatttccgtgtaaaaaggacgaggtccgttttttgaggattatctcagtgtattagggtgttctcctgtgacggcgataacAACATCAGCGACATACGCAACCACTTTGTAGCCTTCCCTTTCAAGGGATATTagcagttcgttaaccactatgttccaaaggagaggggacagaacaccacctttcGGAGTGCCTCTACCGTTAGacattttcgtacaaaaattccCCATTTTAGAGTTAATGATCCTgatttttagcattagattaatcaactcacagagtgggtattcgacgtttagggtcgtcatagcagaagtgatagcggatgtgtcaacgtcgCCCTCGATATCCAGGAAGGCAACATTCCTTTTGCTCAAGGGAGTATTcaatagttcttaccagagtgtgcaacgTTGTTTATACCGATTTCCCTTTCCAGTAAGCTTGCTAAGAtattgatagtctcttatcaatgctattacgtacatatatatcaatcaatcgttccagagttttgagaatgaatgatgataggctaataggtcttagatctttagggttggcATGGGAGCATTTGCCTGCCTTGcactgaaaataatatttttcgtaaaaatatgaaattgctAACGTTAACTGCATTTTCGGTGGTTTAACGAAAGTTTTAATTGGTTCAACGAACAATTTCATAATTTCGTAATATGAAAGTTTCATCATATAACGAAAACGCGTCATCAAAAAATTTCCCTATCTAAAAGAtagttttagaaattttattaaCGTTTTCATCATTCTATGAAAAATTTCCATTGTGAAATCTACGAAAACTTTCATCAAAGCatgtaaataaattgattttacgAAAACTTACCATAAAGTGATTAAGATCCTACACCACTTCATGatatttttcattctttaatGAAACTTCATCAAGTTATGGAAATTATTCATCTATTGATTAAAACCTTACATAAATTTAAGGAAATCTACATAagataatgaaaataatttgttggttaattcaaatttttcgttaattgattaaaaaacttCATCATATTATGAAGAAATTTCGTAGCTTGATGAAATTTTCCATTTACtaacttgtttttttatgaaataaaattacgaCAATATTCATcaagttatgaaaataaatcattgCTTTATGAAtgtgaagtttaaattttacattgattgatgaaaaatttcatcaacTCATGTAACTAAATCCTTGCTTAATGAAAATGTTCATcaacttatgaaaaaaaaaagttggctttcgaaaattttacattcactgatgaaaaattattacattttgacATGAAGAAAATAACACTCCAGGGCTGTAGCTTAAAGGCCCGAAATGTAATAGTGGTATTGAAACCTCGAAAATATTGGAATTTATACCTACATGCCCCTATACATGATTGAAATTATGGCTCAATTAATATCAACACTTACATCATACGCGaggtttttttgtgaaattgaaattgcTGCTCTCTATTCAGTAACTACTTGGGAAGTACCAACAATTAGTTTGCAAGAAACAAATGtaatttcatttcttaaatGGTTAGTGAAGTGAGTAAGTTTTACATCGGACTTCACTTGTACTAATATTGGGAAACGAAAAACATCGCATACGACTGTTCCTAACGACTATAGTCGAATACGAGTCAAAAGTACGAGTTGCAGAATATGGGTGATTATTGCGAAAACATTGTGGACGAACTACACCAAACAATTACATTCGTATATTTAACACCTATGTAAAGAAATCTGAGGttataattcaaaatgattaaaaaactttgtaattttttcttgtGGGGCTCCTGAAGGATTCACTCatgtatataatttcttttcatAGCCGCTCTTGTTTTGTTACAGAcgcattttaattttcttgaaattacgaaaaactttatgaatttatgaaaaaaaattgttgtttaatgAAATTCAACATCAACTAACGAAAAACTACATCagcatataacaaaaaaattgtagccTTATgaagtttataataaaataatgaaaatcttcataaatttatgaaaataaattgttgttttatgaaattttacatcGTTTTACGAAGAACTACATCAACTTATGAAAATAAATCGTTGCCTTatgaaaaattacataaaataattgCGGAAAAAGGTTGTTAATGTTTGGTGCTTTGGTCTGCAGTCTGTGATAAGTTTTGGTGAGTGTCGGATGTGCTttgcattttttccttttttgtcgtgaaaatgtatatatgtacatataaattttaaattaaataacaaaaaaaatttatttcaaaaggcaGAAGTGTtagttcaattaaaataatataaatgtgtcAATTACAGGAAATTAATACGGGCTTACATACataataaaaccaaattaagcACCCTCATTGGTCAAAAACGAATTTTACCTTCAGTAAATATCaggtatgtacataaataaatcaaaagttttctttaaatctCTACTGAAAAGGTGAACTATACAATCTtagacaaaatttgttttatgacTTCTGTTCCCATTTTTGAAACTCAAGTTTGTAtcgtttttaatagaaaaagtcAGTAATTTTACGCCTCGGAACAAATTCTTTCAAAAGTATTCAATATTATTATCtccatacctacatacattcaAGAAATTCCACATTTCTTGGCCTACGATATAAAACCTGATATCTTGGGAGAGTTCActatattgaattttaatgatCTCGTGGGGCCAccattaaattgtataaaaacatCAAAGGGGAGAACCATGATCAAGATTAAGGAATATTTTTCTGTAaatatcttaaacaaaaattggtttgtttcagtttttaaaagtcAAGAAATCTTTCCACCACAATCAAAATGAACCAAACATTTGAAAATGACAAACAACACAATCAACTTAATTTCTCAAATACCTCAAGCAACCTTAATATTTTGTCTAATGAATCCATTCAAGAAGTTAACTTATGTGCTCTACAATTAAGTTTTGACCAAATGATAAACCAACCAAATAACCAAGATCAAGAACAACTTAATTTCAGTAGTATCAACTCAGAAAGCGTATCATTGACTGGGTTTCCAAGTAACTTGCAGGACAATATTAGTATGACCATTACTAATAATACTTTGACAGAGAGCAACGACAAAGAAAATGAGTTAAGGCAACTTCTCACAAGCTGGAACTTATTTATTTGGTGAATCAATTTATAGGTAAAACACAtttcaacaatctattttaataatttcgatagtaatactaatgtttttttgttttataaagaacaaaaaatattcgttAATGTATTAAAGGTCATGAAAACGAGACATATTTACTTGTACTTAAAAAATTTGGAGGACGGAGATAAAATTATCTTTGAGCATATGTTGGAACAGTGGAGGGAATCTATCGGACTTCCTATTGAAAAAGATCCCATGAACAGTAGTTTTTACTCGGAAAAATCTATGACACCAACTCAATCTCCAAGCACCAGCAGACAATCATCTCCATACCCAAATCCTTCCAGTCAAGGAGAGGAATACGAAAAACAGTTTGTAAACATCTCAATGATCTTAAACAATACAGCAAGAAGACAGTTTTTAGTCAACCATTACAATTCTTGCCAAAAGTTTGGTGAGGAACAAAGAAAAATGCTGATAAATACAATTGTATCTTATTTTGAGGAGAACCATGCCGTTTTCACCTTCAGGGATAGCCGTAGGATCGAAAAGGAGATCGTTGAAAGATTCCCCACTGAAAATCTTGTAAGTCACActttatattttacaatttcaacagttttttattttaaacacattAAAGAAACTGAAATCagttaaaacttaattaaaaagtcGCACGAATACTCTTACTATATTTTATAGGGATCGTATCGGAATCCCGGTTTTTGAAATCCTGAAATcccgaaaaaaaaagttttaaaaacccgTCTGATAAAATACTGCTTAAAAATCGGGATTATAAAAAAGCGGGATATCGTACTAAACCCCTTTTTATATTCTaaggtttatttatttgtctaatgtattttgtaataatttccaGGAATACTACCGAACGTCATCCAGAGGGCGAATATACAACAAATTTTCGAATAACAAGAAGTCGTTTCGCCTATCTGGAAGTCCTTGTTTTTTAGAACCGGAAGGAAACAATCCAGTACTTggtaatttcattttaattacatacatatttatcaatataattttaaagatatgttttattttaattataaagatTCTGAATCAAACGCTTAGGAAATAATTAGATCAATCAAGTTCGATAACCTGACAGCGGAAGAGTTTGATAGGTATTGGCAGGCTTGCACAAACTACCGTCTTAATGAAATACAAGCTTGTAGTTCAACGGCTGAGGCCTTAGAAAAGTGGCCATATTATAAAAAGCCTCTTGGTTTTCGACTggtaatacaaaatgaaaatcatattttcattgactttttaataaagttattttattaaatatagatTGATATGGACTTTAAAGTTCTTCACTGTTGGACAACTGGGAAGCACAAAGAACAAAGATtgctttgtttttaacaaagGATCAAAACTTAAAGGACTCGATTCGGATATCAATCATCCATCTTCGGACGTTTATTATACTGTATGAGTATAATAAACGCCCGAAGATGGATGATTGAATCGCGTCgcgttataaaaacaaatttaaaagttgtgagatttattgtttatttcaaaataaaataaaaaccaaataataaatataaaattaagatttaattgttcattttcatttttatctttcatttttatttttcgtttttttttttataaatatttatatcatcatttttatctttcgtttttatttttcgttttttctttatatttgaagtaattatgtacataatgtatgtaAATGTACATGTATTAatgttaaatttagttttaatgttagaattatcaaaataagaattatcaaaataaaaaaaaagatctttaaaaaataaacaatatttgtttttgtttttgtggaaAAAGTCAATTGTTATTAATGTCAATGGTTTCTAGGTCGTCTTTTttgcttcttatttttttaggtaAACCACTTTTTAAAACGGTAAGTAATATAACGGTAAGTAATATATcatctaatttatttactttaaagtGTCCTTTTACTATTCAAAATAGCAGAGGCACCAGTCAAAAAATTGGGAAGAAAATAAGCTGAGTCTTATattcttctcaaattttgtaCTTGTGTTTCTACTTTGTGGGATG
It encodes:
- the LOC129940518 gene encoding uncharacterized protein LOC129940518; the encoded protein is MKTRHIYLYLKNLEDGDKIIFEHMLEQWRESIGLPIEKDPMNSSFYSEKSMTPTQSPSTSRQSSPYPNPSSQGEEYEKQFVNISMILNNTARRQFLVNHYNSCQKFGEEQRKMLINTIVSYFEENHAVFTFRDSRRIEKEIVERFPTENLEYYRTSSRGRIYNKFSNNKKSFRLSGSPCFLEPEGNNPVLDSESNA